A section of the Octopus bimaculoides isolate UCB-OBI-ISO-001 chromosome 17, ASM119413v2, whole genome shotgun sequence genome encodes:
- the LOC106877367 gene encoding armadillo repeat-containing protein 6: MSKLISQETFDDAVVENIEEFDMSPEEALDDALSQFKTQDVDLSLIVKDTQVYSSENNGPVVHTSVKITNQLKQFLTDDNINEVELEKLIMDFVKECADFAKSSLAGTNGAYTTLYKFLQKLQNCQNNKLLQMFINAVYVLLVGQSKLMKPTDTKYFLELIELHRADINILLQTIKVISTSCITNEANKKSYIDGQIVSKAMDLLRTYKDEKELVKAICSLFCVLTADDDSSVPFGNAHETCRLIATEDSGLLLILELCKHYSKDTTILKELFTTLPTLLVRNEFCQQVYEFGGISFLTTIFLDNLENASICSRTMTIFQCLARNDVVKDAIVTSGVVDIILVALSKHVSKPPVCEASCALIGALALRSPSNAKIIMTTTFPQLLVQVMKSHPDSAHVQKSACIAVRNVAYHNSEYSGTFRELEIADLVNAVLAKHSTAHDEAKAALRDLGCKVELKELWKGEKGSIPQ; the protein is encoded by the exons ATGTCTAAATTGATCAGTCAGGAGACttttgatgatgctgttgttgaaaatattgaagaatttgatATGAGCCCTGAAGAAGCTCTGGACGATGCCCTCAGCCAGTTTAAAACTCAG GATGTAGATTTGAGTTTAATTGTGAAAGACACCCAAGTCTATTCCTCGGAGAACAATGGTCCTGTAGTCCATACCTCTGTAAAAATAACCAACCAGTTAAAACAGTTCCTGACTGATGATAACATCAATGAAGTAGAATTAGAGAAACTGATCATGGATTTTGTCAAAGAATGTGCAGATTTTGCCAAAAGTTCCCTCGCTGGTACCAATGGTGCTTATACTACTTTATATAAATTCTTGCAAAAGCTACAAAACTGCCAGAACAACAAGTTATTACAGATGTTTATAAATGCTGTTTATGTACTTTTGGTGGGACAATCTAAACTAATGAAACCAACAGATACGAAATATTTCTTGGAATTAATTGAGCTACATCGTGCTGACATTAATATTTTGCTACAGACTATCAAAGTAATTAGTACTTCTTGTATTACTAATGAAGCTAACAAGAAAAGTTATATCGATGGTCAAATTGTTAGTAAGGCAATGGACTTACTTAGAACTTACAAAGATGAAAAGGAACTTGTGAAAGCTATCTGCTCCTTATTCTGTGTGTTAACAGCCGATGATGATTCATCTGTTCCCTTTGGAAATGCTCATGAAACCTGTAGGTTGATAGCAACTGAAGATTCTGGTCTTCTTTTGATTTTGGAGCTATGCAAAC aTTATAGTAAAGATACCACTATTCTTAAAGAACTCTTCACAACACTTCCTACATTGTTAGTAAGAAATGAATTCTGTCAGCAAGTGTATGAATTTGGTGGTATTTCATTCTTGACAACTATATTCCTGGACAATTTGGAAAACGCT TCAATCTGCTCAAGAACAATGACCATATTCCAGTGTTTAGCTCGAAATGATGTGGTTAAAGATGCCATTGTGACATCTGGAGTGGTGGACATTATCTTGGTTGCCCTCTCGAAACATGTGTCGAAGCCACCTGTGTGTGAGGCCAGCTGTGCACTGATTGGCGCCCTAGCATTAAGGTCCCCATCTAATGCTAAAATCATCATGACAACGACCTTCCCTCAGTTATTGGTTCAAGTGATGAAATCACACCCAGATTCTGCACATGTTCAG aaatCGGCTTGTATTGCCGTACGCAATGTAGCTTATCACAACTCAGAGTACTCCGGCACTTTCCGGGAACTTGAAATTGCAGATTTGGTTAATGCAGTACTTGCTAAACATAGTACAGCCCATGATGAAGCCAAAGCAGCACTTAGAGATCTGGGCTGTAAAGTTGAGCTGAAAGAGCTGTGGAAAGGGGAAAAGGGCAGTATACCTCAGTAG